In a genomic window of Platichthys flesus chromosome 24, fPlaFle2.1, whole genome shotgun sequence:
- the tec gene encoding tyrosine-protein kinase Tec isoform X1, whose product MSSKMLLEETLIKRSQQKKRTSPLNYKERLFVLSRNRLTYYEGKAQKKFRRGSIELSRVRCVEIVKNGGRIIPCQNKYPFQVVYDTNTLYVFAPSHDSRSTWVQSLKEEIKDNPEVLTKFHPQFWQEGAWLCCRQAEKQAPGCEEYNLFGDISRKPLPPIPGQERKDGRQQPPRPPTPVGGDDNEDEDDEDEDEEDEEEVVVALYDFPATEPHDLSLVKEGEYVILEKSDVNWYRARNQFGEEGYIPSNYVTVKESGNLVQFVWFSKQVNRNKAEELLRKEDKEGAFMVRDSSTEGTFTVSLLTKSTAGEGRAVIKHYHIKETQDSPPQFYLAEKHLFSSIPELIEYHKHNAAGLVARLRYPVGRQDRSAPSTAGFSYEKWEIDPGELTFMKELGSGQFGLVRLGKWRAQHKVAIKAIREGAMLEEDFIEEAKVMMRLSHPKLVQLYGVCSQQTPIYIVSEFMEQGCLLNVLRQRQGSFSLASLLSICLDVSEGMEHLEANGFLHRDLAARNCLVNDALVVKVSDFGMARYVLDNQYTSSSGAKFPVKWSPPEVFNFCRYSSRSDVWSFGVLMWEVFTEGRVPFERHQNHEVVTLVTRGHRLYRPKMATPTIYDIMQLCWRQSAEERPLFSQLYTMISDALEADVPRAT is encoded by the exons ATGAGTTCTAAGATGCTATTGGAGGAGACGCTGATCAAGCGGtctcagcagaagaagaggaccTCGCCTCTGAACTACAAGGAGAGACTGTTCGTCCTGTCCAGGAACCGACTGACCTACTACGAGGGGAAAGCTCAG AAGAAGTTCAGAAGAGGCTCGATCGAGCTGAGTCGGGTCCGATGTGTGGAGATCGTCAAGAACGGAGGGAGAATCATTCCCTGTCAGAACAAATACCCATTTCAG GTGGTGTATGACACCAACACACTTTATGTGTTCGCTCCGAGTCACGACAGCAGAAGCACCTGGGTCCAGAGCCTGAAGGAGG aaaTAAAAGACAACCCAGAGGTCTTGACCAAGTTTCACCCCCAGTTCTGGCAGGAGGGGGCGTGGCTCTGTTGTCGTCAGGCAGAGAAACAGGCCCCGGGCTGCGAGGAGTACAATCTGTTTGGAGACA TTTCCAGAAAACCTTTACCCCCCATTCCTGGACAGGAACGGAAAGATGGGAGg cagcagcctcccCGACCCCCGACCCCTGTCGGTGGTGATGATaacgaggatgaggatgatgaggacgaggatgaggaggatgaggaagaggtggTCGTGGCTCTGTACGACTTCCCTGCCACCGAACCACATGACCTGAGTCTGGTCAAAGAAGGCGAGTACGTCATCCTGGAGAAGAGCGACGTGAACTGGTACAGAGCACGAAACCAGTTTGG GGAAGAAGGCTACATCCCCAGTAACTACGTCACAGTGAAAGAATCAGGGAACCTGGTGCAGTTTGT TTGGTTCAGTAAACAAGTCAACAGGAACAAggctgaggagctgctgaggaaggag gacaaaGAAGGAGCCTTCATGGTGAGAGACTCCAGCACCGAGGGAACCTTCACCGTGTCCCTGCTCACCAAGTCCACCGCAGG ggagggAAGGGCGGTGATAAAACATTACCACATCAAGGAGACGCAGGATTCACCTCCTCAGTTTTACTTGGCAGAGAAACACTTGTTCAGCTCCATCCCTGAACTGATCGAGTACCACAAACACAACGCAGCag GTCTCGTAGCACGGTTGAGGTATCCTGTGGGAAGACAGGACCGATCTGCTCCGTCCACGGCCGGCTTCAGCTACG AGAAGTGGGAGATCGACCCCGGCGAGCTGACCTTCATGAAGGAGCTGGGCAGCGGCCAGTTCGGTCTGGTGAGGCTGGGCAAGTGGAGGGCGCAGCACAAAGTGGCAATCAAGGCCATCAGAGAGGGCGCCATGCTGGAGGAGGACTTCATCGAGGAGGCCAAGGTCATGAT GAGACTGTCCCACCCCAAACTGGTGCAGCTGTACGGGGTGTGCAGTCAGCAGACACCCATCTACATCGTCAGTGAGTTCATGGAGCAGGGCTGTCTCCTCAACGTCCTCCGCCAGCGGCAGGGCAGCTTCAGCCTGGCCTCCCTGCTGAGCATCTGCCTGGACGTCAGCGAGGGCATGGAGCACCTGGAGGCCAACGGCTTCCTCCACCGAGATCTG gcGGCCAGGAACTGTCTGGTGAACGACGCTCTGGTGGTGAAGGTGTCTGACTTCGGCATGGCCAG GTACGTGTTGGACAACCAGTACACCAGCTCGTCAGGGGCCAAGTTCCCAGTGAAGTGGTCTCCTCCTGAGGTCTTCAACTTCTGCAGATACAGCAGCAGGTCGGACGTCTGGTCCTTCG GTGTGTTGATGTGGGAGGTCTTCACCGAGGGGCGTGTTCCGTTTGAACGGCATCAGAACCACGAGGTGGTTACCTTGGTAACCCGCGGTCACCGCCTATACAGACCAAAAATGGCCACGCCCACCATCTATGACATCATGCAGCTCTGCTGGCGCCAG AGCGCCGAGGAGCGTCCGCTGTTCTCTCAGCTCTACACGATGATCTCTGACGCTCTGGAAGCCGACGTCCCTCGAGCAACCTGA
- the tec gene encoding tyrosine-protein kinase Tec isoform X2: MSSKMLLEETLIKRSQQKKRTSPLNYKERLFVLSRNRLTYYEGKAQKKFRRGSIELSRVRCVEIVKNGGRIIPCQNKYPFQVVYDTNTLYVFAPSHDSRSTWVQSLKEEIKDNPEVLTKFHPQFWQEGAWLCCRQAEKQAPGCEEYNLFGDISRKPLPPIPGQERKDGRQPPRPPTPVGGDDNEDEDDEDEDEEDEEEVVVALYDFPATEPHDLSLVKEGEYVILEKSDVNWYRARNQFGEEGYIPSNYVTVKESGNLVQFVWFSKQVNRNKAEELLRKEDKEGAFMVRDSSTEGTFTVSLLTKSTAGEGRAVIKHYHIKETQDSPPQFYLAEKHLFSSIPELIEYHKHNAAGLVARLRYPVGRQDRSAPSTAGFSYEKWEIDPGELTFMKELGSGQFGLVRLGKWRAQHKVAIKAIREGAMLEEDFIEEAKVMMRLSHPKLVQLYGVCSQQTPIYIVSEFMEQGCLLNVLRQRQGSFSLASLLSICLDVSEGMEHLEANGFLHRDLAARNCLVNDALVVKVSDFGMARYVLDNQYTSSSGAKFPVKWSPPEVFNFCRYSSRSDVWSFGVLMWEVFTEGRVPFERHQNHEVVTLVTRGHRLYRPKMATPTIYDIMQLCWRQSAEERPLFSQLYTMISDALEADVPRAT, from the exons ATGAGTTCTAAGATGCTATTGGAGGAGACGCTGATCAAGCGGtctcagcagaagaagaggaccTCGCCTCTGAACTACAAGGAGAGACTGTTCGTCCTGTCCAGGAACCGACTGACCTACTACGAGGGGAAAGCTCAG AAGAAGTTCAGAAGAGGCTCGATCGAGCTGAGTCGGGTCCGATGTGTGGAGATCGTCAAGAACGGAGGGAGAATCATTCCCTGTCAGAACAAATACCCATTTCAG GTGGTGTATGACACCAACACACTTTATGTGTTCGCTCCGAGTCACGACAGCAGAAGCACCTGGGTCCAGAGCCTGAAGGAGG aaaTAAAAGACAACCCAGAGGTCTTGACCAAGTTTCACCCCCAGTTCTGGCAGGAGGGGGCGTGGCTCTGTTGTCGTCAGGCAGAGAAACAGGCCCCGGGCTGCGAGGAGTACAATCTGTTTGGAGACA TTTCCAGAAAACCTTTACCCCCCATTCCTGGACAGGAACGGAAAGATGGGAGg cagcctcccCGACCCCCGACCCCTGTCGGTGGTGATGATaacgaggatgaggatgatgaggacgaggatgaggaggatgaggaagaggtggTCGTGGCTCTGTACGACTTCCCTGCCACCGAACCACATGACCTGAGTCTGGTCAAAGAAGGCGAGTACGTCATCCTGGAGAAGAGCGACGTGAACTGGTACAGAGCACGAAACCAGTTTGG GGAAGAAGGCTACATCCCCAGTAACTACGTCACAGTGAAAGAATCAGGGAACCTGGTGCAGTTTGT TTGGTTCAGTAAACAAGTCAACAGGAACAAggctgaggagctgctgaggaaggag gacaaaGAAGGAGCCTTCATGGTGAGAGACTCCAGCACCGAGGGAACCTTCACCGTGTCCCTGCTCACCAAGTCCACCGCAGG ggagggAAGGGCGGTGATAAAACATTACCACATCAAGGAGACGCAGGATTCACCTCCTCAGTTTTACTTGGCAGAGAAACACTTGTTCAGCTCCATCCCTGAACTGATCGAGTACCACAAACACAACGCAGCag GTCTCGTAGCACGGTTGAGGTATCCTGTGGGAAGACAGGACCGATCTGCTCCGTCCACGGCCGGCTTCAGCTACG AGAAGTGGGAGATCGACCCCGGCGAGCTGACCTTCATGAAGGAGCTGGGCAGCGGCCAGTTCGGTCTGGTGAGGCTGGGCAAGTGGAGGGCGCAGCACAAAGTGGCAATCAAGGCCATCAGAGAGGGCGCCATGCTGGAGGAGGACTTCATCGAGGAGGCCAAGGTCATGAT GAGACTGTCCCACCCCAAACTGGTGCAGCTGTACGGGGTGTGCAGTCAGCAGACACCCATCTACATCGTCAGTGAGTTCATGGAGCAGGGCTGTCTCCTCAACGTCCTCCGCCAGCGGCAGGGCAGCTTCAGCCTGGCCTCCCTGCTGAGCATCTGCCTGGACGTCAGCGAGGGCATGGAGCACCTGGAGGCCAACGGCTTCCTCCACCGAGATCTG gcGGCCAGGAACTGTCTGGTGAACGACGCTCTGGTGGTGAAGGTGTCTGACTTCGGCATGGCCAG GTACGTGTTGGACAACCAGTACACCAGCTCGTCAGGGGCCAAGTTCCCAGTGAAGTGGTCTCCTCCTGAGGTCTTCAACTTCTGCAGATACAGCAGCAGGTCGGACGTCTGGTCCTTCG GTGTGTTGATGTGGGAGGTCTTCACCGAGGGGCGTGTTCCGTTTGAACGGCATCAGAACCACGAGGTGGTTACCTTGGTAACCCGCGGTCACCGCCTATACAGACCAAAAATGGCCACGCCCACCATCTATGACATCATGCAGCTCTGCTGGCGCCAG AGCGCCGAGGAGCGTCCGCTGTTCTCTCAGCTCTACACGATGATCTCTGACGCTCTGGAAGCCGACGTCCCTCGAGCAACCTGA
- the tec gene encoding tyrosine-protein kinase Tec isoform X3, with the protein MSSKMLLEETLIKRSQQKKRTSPLNYKERLFVLSRNRLTYYEGKAQKFRRGSIELSRVRCVEIVKNGGRIIPCQNKYPFQVVYDTNTLYVFAPSHDSRSTWVQSLKEEIKDNPEVLTKFHPQFWQEGAWLCCRQAEKQAPGCEEYNLFGDISRKPLPPIPGQERKDGRQQPPRPPTPVGGDDNEDEDDEDEDEEDEEEVVVALYDFPATEPHDLSLVKEGEYVILEKSDVNWYRARNQFGEEGYIPSNYVTVKESGNLVQFVWFSKQVNRNKAEELLRKEDKEGAFMVRDSSTEGTFTVSLLTKSTAGEGRAVIKHYHIKETQDSPPQFYLAEKHLFSSIPELIEYHKHNAAGLVARLRYPVGRQDRSAPSTAGFSYEKWEIDPGELTFMKELGSGQFGLVRLGKWRAQHKVAIKAIREGAMLEEDFIEEAKVMMRLSHPKLVQLYGVCSQQTPIYIVSEFMEQGCLLNVLRQRQGSFSLASLLSICLDVSEGMEHLEANGFLHRDLAARNCLVNDALVVKVSDFGMARYVLDNQYTSSSGAKFPVKWSPPEVFNFCRYSSRSDVWSFGVLMWEVFTEGRVPFERHQNHEVVTLVTRGHRLYRPKMATPTIYDIMQLCWRQSAEERPLFSQLYTMISDALEADVPRAT; encoded by the exons ATGAGTTCTAAGATGCTATTGGAGGAGACGCTGATCAAGCGGtctcagcagaagaagaggaccTCGCCTCTGAACTACAAGGAGAGACTGTTCGTCCTGTCCAGGAACCGACTGACCTACTACGAGGGGAAAGCTCAG AAGTTCAGAAGAGGCTCGATCGAGCTGAGTCGGGTCCGATGTGTGGAGATCGTCAAGAACGGAGGGAGAATCATTCCCTGTCAGAACAAATACCCATTTCAG GTGGTGTATGACACCAACACACTTTATGTGTTCGCTCCGAGTCACGACAGCAGAAGCACCTGGGTCCAGAGCCTGAAGGAGG aaaTAAAAGACAACCCAGAGGTCTTGACCAAGTTTCACCCCCAGTTCTGGCAGGAGGGGGCGTGGCTCTGTTGTCGTCAGGCAGAGAAACAGGCCCCGGGCTGCGAGGAGTACAATCTGTTTGGAGACA TTTCCAGAAAACCTTTACCCCCCATTCCTGGACAGGAACGGAAAGATGGGAGg cagcagcctcccCGACCCCCGACCCCTGTCGGTGGTGATGATaacgaggatgaggatgatgaggacgaggatgaggaggatgaggaagaggtggTCGTGGCTCTGTACGACTTCCCTGCCACCGAACCACATGACCTGAGTCTGGTCAAAGAAGGCGAGTACGTCATCCTGGAGAAGAGCGACGTGAACTGGTACAGAGCACGAAACCAGTTTGG GGAAGAAGGCTACATCCCCAGTAACTACGTCACAGTGAAAGAATCAGGGAACCTGGTGCAGTTTGT TTGGTTCAGTAAACAAGTCAACAGGAACAAggctgaggagctgctgaggaaggag gacaaaGAAGGAGCCTTCATGGTGAGAGACTCCAGCACCGAGGGAACCTTCACCGTGTCCCTGCTCACCAAGTCCACCGCAGG ggagggAAGGGCGGTGATAAAACATTACCACATCAAGGAGACGCAGGATTCACCTCCTCAGTTTTACTTGGCAGAGAAACACTTGTTCAGCTCCATCCCTGAACTGATCGAGTACCACAAACACAACGCAGCag GTCTCGTAGCACGGTTGAGGTATCCTGTGGGAAGACAGGACCGATCTGCTCCGTCCACGGCCGGCTTCAGCTACG AGAAGTGGGAGATCGACCCCGGCGAGCTGACCTTCATGAAGGAGCTGGGCAGCGGCCAGTTCGGTCTGGTGAGGCTGGGCAAGTGGAGGGCGCAGCACAAAGTGGCAATCAAGGCCATCAGAGAGGGCGCCATGCTGGAGGAGGACTTCATCGAGGAGGCCAAGGTCATGAT GAGACTGTCCCACCCCAAACTGGTGCAGCTGTACGGGGTGTGCAGTCAGCAGACACCCATCTACATCGTCAGTGAGTTCATGGAGCAGGGCTGTCTCCTCAACGTCCTCCGCCAGCGGCAGGGCAGCTTCAGCCTGGCCTCCCTGCTGAGCATCTGCCTGGACGTCAGCGAGGGCATGGAGCACCTGGAGGCCAACGGCTTCCTCCACCGAGATCTG gcGGCCAGGAACTGTCTGGTGAACGACGCTCTGGTGGTGAAGGTGTCTGACTTCGGCATGGCCAG GTACGTGTTGGACAACCAGTACACCAGCTCGTCAGGGGCCAAGTTCCCAGTGAAGTGGTCTCCTCCTGAGGTCTTCAACTTCTGCAGATACAGCAGCAGGTCGGACGTCTGGTCCTTCG GTGTGTTGATGTGGGAGGTCTTCACCGAGGGGCGTGTTCCGTTTGAACGGCATCAGAACCACGAGGTGGTTACCTTGGTAACCCGCGGTCACCGCCTATACAGACCAAAAATGGCCACGCCCACCATCTATGACATCATGCAGCTCTGCTGGCGCCAG AGCGCCGAGGAGCGTCCGCTGTTCTCTCAGCTCTACACGATGATCTCTGACGCTCTGGAAGCCGACGTCCCTCGAGCAACCTGA
- the LOC133950015 gene encoding cyclin-dependent kinase-like 5 has protein sequence MERYQSLGLLGEGSYGSVLKCRHRDSGRLVAIKKFVDSDDDKTVKKIALREIKLLRHLRHVNLVDLLEVWRRRRRWYLVFEFVERTLLDDLELHRGGLDLDTSRQYLYQVLRATAFCHQQNIIHRDIKPENVLISQGGVVKLCDFGFARTLVGDVFTDYVSTRWYRAPELLVGDIRYGKPVDVWAVGCLLLEMFTGQPLFPGDSDLDQIHHITRCFGHLTARHQELFYRNPVFSGVRLPECYGQVLLSQRFPTVPPAAVDLAQSCLQMDPERRAHCSELLEHPLFTQDSFHLRFLNELNAKIQKDHRENSNLPRLTKTPRRQKEERNEQNQRSKKQLEEVSEKVYKEMEKKDNKEEEKTEKTKRRAKFCKTTRNTSEPSRSNKQSRAFTGKAFQNAARASVAMKSKTGKSTGAGSRKEFTKSEKTSTTDSSVVRVLKDNNSETEEPQHETDAPPEPREDHLQSTKKKQDGHSTGFYSSCTGTAVSSERNEMDICRSSKSKSSQEYMKKSWNSPNLRVPQMSKSSTTDHVSSSLTSFHQTAPEAGQPSGSDHTEASSRTTPAVTKPCQGLHSSEHLNNQLTSERTTTSECSKVSSSGPEMTRTNTSVSINPSGPPTSDLKEASPAHSTVTPPRGISNPRLHKADSTSTAKPSEDTTCAPNKPSEDLPEDKDLVEVLIETQNQLGSFKTEVHKYLKTSPTKRAAGDHMLISINQDPEPSEFCSVHLQSPSRSKISSESRTPSDPTLSEIQKANTSILKTLKICGKENRDDSGSVSGTTRSSGDETSEPSGISSHTEKKKSNRVKSDVTSFRVPHSKSMIEQSQAKLWCFGNNTSTAAVRETRDNERKDSVSTGSESTSVPSTSTPDHKAPKRSFVLHSMDPADILHSSPPPPPPSSTPLLLPPSSTPLLLPLSSTPQLLPLSSTPLLLPPSSTPLVPSVSWLVSDHLRLGTALRDGNPGLRSVDIMKPRGGVCSRRVEPSQWRHVPASLTSKVSGHTGISERLLVDRCSSSGVVLNRKKSDVRFPDLRNSRGRDGKHNHGVTTETRTDMVSPSGGHLDRKDNQPPRPS, from the exons ATGGAGCGGTACCAGTCTCTGGGTCTGCTCGGAGAGGGCAGTTATGGCTCGGTGCTGAAGTGCCGGCACCGGGACTCCGGCCGCCTGGTGGCCATCAAGAAGTTTGTGGACTCAGACGATGACAAGACGGTGAAGAAGATCGCTCTGAGGGAGATCAAGCTGCTCCGG CATCTTCGTCACGTGAACCTGGTGGACCTGCTGGAGGTGTGGAGGCGTCGCCGGCGCTGGTACCTGGTGTTTGAGTTTGTGGAGCGGACTCTCCTGGATGATCTGGAGCTCCACCGAGGTGGACTGGACCTGGACACCAGCCGTCAGTACCTGTACCAGGTCCTGAGGGCCACAGCCTTCTGCCACCAGCAGAAT ATCATCCACCGGGACATTAAGCCAGAGAACGTCCTCATCTCTCAGGGGGGCGTGGTCAAGCTGTGCGACTTCGGCTTCGCCCGCACGCTAGTGGGCGACGTCTTCACCGACTATGTCTCCACTCGCTGGTACAGAGCTCCTGAGCTGCTGGTGGGAGACATCAGATATGGAAA accGGTAGACGTGTGGGCTGTCGGTTGTCTGTTATTAGAGATGTTCACAGGTCAGCCTCTGTTTCCCGGAGACTCAGACCTTGACCAGATTCACCACATCACCAGGTGCTTTG GTCACCTGACAGCTCGTCACCAGGAGCTGTTCTACAGGAATCCTGTTTTCTCAGGAGTCAGATTGCCTGAATGTTATGGTCAAGTTCTGCTGAGTCAGCGCTTCCCGACAGTCCCCCCCGCCGCCGTGGACCTGGCTCAG AGCTGTCTCCAGATGGATCCAGAAAGACGAGCTCATTGTTCCGAGCTGTTAGAACATCCTCTGTTCACTCAAGACTCTTTCCACCTCAG GTTCTTGAATGAGCTAAATGCTAAGATCCAGAAGGACCACAGAGAAAACTCGAACCTTCCTAGACTAACCAAAACCCCCAGACGccaaaaggaagaaaggaatgAGCAAAACCAGAGAAGCAAGAAACAACTGGAAGAGGTGAGTGAGAAGGTTTACAAGGAaatggagaagaaagacaataaggaagaagagaagacgGAGAAAACTAAGAGAAGAGCAAAGTTTTGTAAAACTACTCGGAACACCTCTGAACCTTCAAGGAGCAACAAACAATCCAGGGCCTTCACAGGCAAAGCTTTCCAAAATGCAGCAAGAGCTTCAGTAGCCAtgaaaagtaaaacaggaaaatcCACTGGTGCAGGGTCGAGGAAGGAATTCACTAAATCAGAGAAAACCTCCACCACTGATTCATCAGTGGTGAGAGTTCTGAAGGACAATAACTCAGAGACAGAAGAACCTCAACATGAGACAGATGCTCCTCCAGAACCAAGAGAAGATCATTTACAAAGcacaaagaagaaacaagatGGACACTCCACTGGCTTCTATTCTAGTTGCACAGGCACAGCCGTGTCAAGTGAAAGAAATGAGATGGACATCTGCAGATCTTCTAAATCAAAGTCAAGTCAAGAGTATATGAAGAAGAGCTGGAACAGCCCAAACCTGAGAGTTCCCCAAATGTCTAAAAGCTCCACCACAGACCATGTGAGTTCATCTTTGACAAGCTTCCACCAAACAGCACCTGAAGCAGGTCAGCCGTCAGGCAGCGACCACACGGAGGCCAGCAGCCGAACCACACCTGCTGTCACCAAGCCATGCCAGGGTCTTCATTCTTCAGAACATCTGAACAACCAACTGACCTCAGAGCGAACAACAACTTCTGAATGTTCAAAAGTCTCCAGCTCAGGTCCAGAAATGACCAGAACCAACACGTCAGTGTCCATCAACCCGTCAGGACCTCCTACCTCAGATCTTAAAGAGGCTTCTCCTGCACACAGCACTGTGACACCACCCAGAGGAATCTCAAATCCCAGGTTACACAAAGCTGACTCCACTTCAACTGCTAAACCCTCAGAGGACACCACATGTGCACCCAACAAACCCTCAGAGGACCTTCCAGAAGACAAGGACCTTGTGGAAGTACTGATTGAAACCCAAAATCAACTGGGGAGTTTTAAAACCGAGGTTCACAAATACTTAAAAACAAGCCCAACAAAAAGAGCAGCTGGAGACCACATGCTAATATCCATCAACCAAGATCCTGAACCTTCTGAGTTCTGCAGTGTTCATCTACAGAGCCCTTCTAGATCCAAGATCTCCTCAGAGTCCAGGACACCTTCAGACCCAACGCTGAGCGAAATCCAGAAAGCTAACACGTCAattctgaaaacactgaaaatctGTGGTAAGGAGAACAGAGATGATTCTGGGTCCGTCAGTGGGACCACCAGGTCTTCAGGAGATGAAACCTCAGAACCTTCTGGAATCTCAAGTCACacggagaagaagaaaagcaacaGAGTCAAATCTGATGTGACATCCTTTAGAGTCCCTCACTCCAAATCTATGATTGAACAATCTCAAGCAAAGCTTTGGTGTTTCGGCAACAACACGTCCACTGCAGCCGTGAGGGAGACAAGGGACAACGAGAGGAAGGACTCTGTGTCCACCGGCTCAGAGTCCACGTCCGTCCCTTCTACATCAACTCCAGACCACAAAGCTCCGAAGAGGAGTTTCGTCCTACATAGCATGGACCCTGCAGATATACTCCATtcctctccaccacctcctcctccgtcctccactcctctgctcctccccccgtcctccactcctctgctcctccccctgtcctccactcctcagctcctccccctgtcctccactcctctgctcctccccccGTCCTCCACTCCTCTTGTCCCCTCGGTCTCTTGGTTGGTCAGTGACCACCTCCGCCTGGGGACAGCTCTCCGTGATGGAAACCCCGGTCTCAG GTCTGTGGACATCATGAAGCCTCGGGGGGGCGTGTGCAGTCGACGGGTGGAACCGTCTCAGTGGAGACACGTTCCAGCGTCTCTCACTTCCAAG GTGTCCGGTCACACCGGGATCAGCGAGCGCCTCCTGGTGGATCGTTGTAGCAGCAGCGGAGTCGTCCTCAACAGAAAGAAGTCAGACGTCCGTTTTCCAGATTTAAGAAACTCGAGAGGACGAGATG GCAAACACAACCACGGCGTCACCACGGAGACCAGGACAGACATGGTGTCCCCGTCCGGTGGACATCTGGACAGAAAGGACAACCAGCCGCCACGTCCATCCTGA
- the txk gene encoding tyrosine-protein kinase TXK, protein MIHSNDSIHSLFCCCCEVRTREISTRMDLEGSPSLCFQSRRFPGRACRVDRSRRKLPLPPPDEEEGEGEGLLMVVAMYDFKAKEDTDLTLKQGDEYLILHKQDQLWWRAQDKHGNKGFIPSNYVTEKNQIEANTWYCKNITRTEAEQLLRQENKEGGFVVRESSQKGTYIVSVYTKTISAGGDIRHYQIKISDMSQFFLAEKHTFSSIPEVIQYHEHNAAGLVTRLRYAVGPMGCCVPATSGFSSEKWEIDPGELTFMKELGSGQFGLVRLGKWRAQHKVAIKAIREGAMLEEDFIEEAKVMMRLCHPKLVQLYGVCLQQRPLLIVAEFMENGCLLNFLRQRGGALKEAWLVSMCQDVCEGMEYLEAQSFIHRDLAARNCLVNEHNVVKVSDFGMTRYVLDNQYTSSSGSKFPVKWSPPEVLHYNKYSSKSDVWSFGVLMWEIYSGGCTPFENRSNSEVVHDITRGIRLYRPHRALQPLYAIMYRCWHEKPLGRPTFSELLQEIRNMAENPD, encoded by the exons atgattcATTCAA atgaCTCCATCCACTcgctcttctgctgctgctgtgaagttCGGACCAG GGAGATCAGCACCCGCATGGATCTGGAGGGAAGCCCCTCGCTGTGTTTCCAGAGCAGACGGTTCCCGGGACGCGCCTGTCGG gtCGACAGGTCGAGGAGgaagcttcctcttcctccgcccGATGAAGAGGAAGGTGAAGGCGAGGGGCTGCTGATGGTCGTCGCCATGTACGACTTCAAGGCCAAGGAGGACACGGACCTCACACTCAAACAG GGAGACGAGTACCTCATCCTTCACAAACAGGACCAGCTGTGGTGGCGAGCGCAGGACAAACACGG GAATAAAGGTTTCATCCCCAGTAACTATGTGACAGAGAAAAACCAAATCGAGGCAAATAC GTGGTACTGCAAGAACATCACCAGGACAGAGGCGGAGCAGCTGCTGAGACAAGAG aacAAAGAGGGGGGGTTTGTCGTGAGGGAGTCGAGTCAGAAAGGCACCTACATCGTCTCcgtttacacaaaaacaatcag tgctgGAGGAGATATCAGACATTACCAGATCAAAATCAGCGACATGTCCCAGTTCTTCCTGGCTGAGAAACACACGTTCAGCTCCATCCCTGAAGTCATTCAATACCATGAACACAACgcagcag gtctgGTGACGAGGTTGCGTTATGCTGTGGGGCCGATGGGATGTTGTGTACCTGCCACATCAGGATTCAGCTCAG AGAAGTGGGAGATCGACCCCGGCGAGCTGACCTTCATGAAGGAGCTGGGCAGCGGCCAGTTCGGTCTGGTGAGGCTGGGCAAGTGGAGGGCGCAGCACAAAGTGGCCATCAAGGCCATCAGAGAGGGCGCCATGCTGGAGGAGGACTTCATCGAGGAGGCCAAGGTCATGAT gagaCTTTGCCATCCTAAGCTGGTGCAGCTGTACGGAGTTTGCctgcagcagcgccccctgctgatCGTAGCCGAGTTCATGGAGAACGGCTGCCTGCTGAACTTCCTGCGGCAGAGGGGCGGGGCCCTGAAGGAGGCGTGGCTGGTGTCCATGTGTCAGGACGTGTGTGAGGGGATGGAATACCTGGAGGCGCAGAGCTTCATCCACAGAGACCTG GCGGCCAGGAACTGTCTGGTCAACGAACACAACGTGGTGAAGGTCAGCGACTTTGGAATGACCCG GTACGTTCTGGACAACCAGTACACCAGCTCCAGTGGTTCGAAGTTCCCAGTGAAGTGGTCTCCTCCTGAGGTTCTGCACTACAACAAGTACAGCAGCAAGTCGGACGTCTGGTCCTTcg gtgtgttgATGTGGGAGATCTACTCCGGGGGCTGCACGCCGTTTGAGAACCGCTCCAACTCGGAGGTGGTCCATGACATCACCAGAGGGATCCGTCTGTACCGGCCTCACCGAGCCCTGCAGCCGCTGTACGCCATCATGTACCGCTGCTGGCACGAG aAGCCTCTGGGTCGGCCGACCTTCTCGGAGTTGCTGCAGGAAATAAGAAACATGGCAGAAAATCCAGATTAA